The following is a genomic window from Solanum stenotomum isolate F172 chromosome 4, ASM1918654v1, whole genome shotgun sequence.
TACCGACAGCTGCTTCTGAGCTTCACTtcaagttttgattttttgctGGGTAATGcttcatttcaagaatgcaTGAGTTTATCAAAATTGAGTTCTTTTTTAGCTTTTAGTTAGTTTTATGTTCATTTTAGAGATGCCCAATTGTTGATTTGGCTCATGGAGCTAGAATTTGAAGGTAAAGATTGTGTTTGAGGTGATCAAAGTTGAGCTCTTTCTTGTTTTTGGTTACTTTTTAGTCTCATTTTAGAGATACCCAGTTGTTGTTTTTGGCTCATAGAGCTGGTTCTTGAAGATAAAGATTGTGCTTGAGTTGATAAAAAAGttgttcttttcttgtttttagtACCTTTTATGCCCATTTTAGAAATACCCTGTTGTTTTTTTGGTTCTTGGAGCTTGATAAATTTTGTGCTTGAGTTGATAGAGTTCAGTTTCTATCTTGCTTTTAGTAACTTTTATGTTCATTTTATAGAGAtatttaattgttgttttggttCTTGGAGCTTGAATTTGAAGCTAAAGATTGTGCTTGAGTTGATCAAAGTTAAGTTCTTTTCTTGCTTTTAGTAACATTTATGTTCAAGTTTAAGAGATACCCAATTGTTGTTTTGGCTCATAGAGCTTGAATTTTGAAGCTAAAGATATTGCTTGAGTTTATATAAAAATTCAGCTTCTTTCTTGCTTTTAGCAACTTTTATGTTCATAGTTAAGAGATACCCAGTTGCTGTTTTGGTTCTTGGAGCTTGAATTTAAAGCTAAAGATTGTTCTTGACAGCTCAGTAAAGCTATTTTGTTGGTGGTTAGACCCACTATGTTGTATTGGGTGTTGTCCAATCAAGAATTCTCACTTTCAGAAGATGAAAGTTGCGGAAATGAGGGTGTTGCGATGAATGTGTGGGCATACTAGGAGAAATAGGATTAGAAATGTGGATATTCGGGACAAGGTGAGAGTGGTTTCGATGGAGTACAAGATGTGGGAAGTGATACTCGGATGGTTCggacatgtgaagaggagatgtACAGATGCCTCAATGCAAAAGTGTCAGAATTTGGCTATGGGTGGCttaggagaggtagaggtaggccaAAGTAGTATTGGAAAGAAATGATTAGACAAAACATGATGCAGTTTTAGCTcaccgaggacatgaccttagattaGAGGGTTGTGGAGGACATGAATTAGGTTAGAAGGTTATTACTGATTAGATAGTAGTGCGTTGTCTTGCTATCAGTCTATACTAGTAGTCGTAGTACTACTACGGTAGTTTCTTGTCCTTCGATTTCtattactatttgttgtttcttgtacttcgattatcatattattttgttgtagttactgATCGGAATGTTTTGTTATGCTTTCACTTCTGATTATTCTTTTTCTGGACTGTTTTtccttgagctgagggtctttcagaaacaacctctctacctctaaGCTAGGGcctaggggtaaggtctgcatacactctaccctctccaAACCCCACTTTGTAGGACTACATtgaatatattgttgttgtagtcAAGCTCTTATGTAGTAGATAGTTCAATTTCAGTACACTTGAATATAGtgtaaaatacatatttttcaaaatctatCTTTATGTAGAAGATTGGGCTAGTTTTTGAACCTtaaatctttttcaagaataCGCATAGTTTAAGTGGAAGGCAGTAGGCGCGACCAAAGCATTGATTGTGCTTAAGACTCTGATGATTACCTCTCCTCTGTGTGTTCATGAATAGTAAAAAGTACGAGATTTTACGAATTGTAGATTTTTATGCAGGAACTGATGAAGCAGATTCTTATTGCTATGACGAGCTATTGATTTTGAGCTGAACTTTAAGAATGAAGTACAGCTCGGAGTTTCAATCTGTGTTTCAAATTGATAAAAGGAAATGGATTTTGGTAGTGGTTTTGGTGGCTGTGACTCATTTATTTTGTCAGACCTTGATGCTTCCGTATGGAAATGCTCTTCATTCTCTGTTATCTGAGAGCAATATTCAGCTACCCGAAAAGGTAAGTCTGTCGAGTAAAGAATCTTCTGTTGTTGAATCAGCTAAGGTTGGTGAAAGCCTTTCAGGAACGCTTTCAAGCTTTGATGATGTACATATGTTGGCTCATCGCTTGAAAACTGTGGATAACGGTGATGTGAGTGAAGATGGTGAAATCGATGAGAGCGTAAATGAAAAGGATGAGGTAAAACCACATAGCAATCATTCAGTTGTCAAAACCATGGAAAATGACTCTGATTTTGTTGAAGATGCAACTATTGAGAATGATAATCTATTTGATGAAATGGTGGACATGGACGAGGAAACTACAATGCAGAAGAACAATGAATCTAGATGGGACCTTTCTTTAGAGCAAGTGGTAAAAACAAATGGTGAACTTTCAGCTGACTCTGAGTTAGATGCAAATAGAAATAGTGTGCTTAATGATACTAGAGCTGCAAATGTGACTAACTCGTCGTCTGTGGTTGCTTCAAACCATCTAGATAACTTGCCATTGGTTACTATAGGTGAAATAAACTTCATTCGTACTACTAGTAACAACTCTTCAACAGGAGATTTGACTCAACTTCTCCCAAATCATAGCAATCATTCGTTGGTGCAAAGTACAGTCAAAAAGAAGATGAGATGCATGTTGCCGCCAAAAACAATAACTTCAATCTCTCAGATGGAAAGGTTACTAGTTAGGCATCGTGCTCGTTCACGTGCTATGGTACGTGTTTTCTTCTCCTGCTCAATGTTTTTGCTTCCGTGTACTGTTGAGTGTTGATGGAACTAACTGtcctttattttgtttaaattggATTGCAGAGACCTAGGTGGTCCTCGGAACGTGACAAGGAAATTCTGGCTGCTAGGTTACAGATTGGGAATGCTCCACTTCTGAAGAATGATCGAGAACTTTATGCTCCTGCCTTTCGAAATATGTCCATGTTCAAAAGGTTTGTAGCTGTTTAGTAACATTTTGATGCATAATACCACTTGATAGTTTCTACATTGGTTTTGATATAGTGCTCTTGCTGATATTTTCTAGAATAGAAGGAGAGTAAAAGAACTTTATTTATTCGCTTAGATATAAAGCTTTGATATAGATAAGATTAAAGTAGTCAAAAAACACctcctaattaatatttcttaagAGGCGTGTAAAGCAAAAAAGCACAGATAAtttgagacggagggagtaatgcATTATTCTGTCTACAGCTCAATTTGAGCCTACTggtttttactttttctctatTTACATTGTTTCTTCTTATACATTCAATATGTGAGTCTGTTTATCTATCTAGAAATGTGCACAATGCTACAGTGCTACAATGCGGTTAGCTACTGACTAGTTTTGACGTTGTTACAATCTTAATCTATGTGTTTGTGCTAAAGTGAGAAATCTCGGATTTGGGAAATTTCATCTATTTGAATTTTCCTTACGCCTCCTTGAATTTGCAGGAGCTATGAACTCATGGAGCGGATTCTCAAAGTTTATGTCTACAAGGAAGGGGAGAAGCCCATTTTTCATCAACCAATAATGAAAGGATTGTATGCATCCGAGGGATGGTTCATGAAACTAATGGAGGGAAATAATAAGTTTGTTGTGAAGGATCCTCGAAAAGCTCATTTGTTCTACCTACCCTTTAGTTCGAGAATGCTGGAGCATTCTCTATACGTTCGTAAttctcataatcgaacaaaccTACGCCAATATTTGAAGGACTACTCAGAGAAGATTGCAGCAAAATACCGTTTCTGGAACAGAACTGGCGGGGCTGATCATTTTCTCGTTGCATGCCATGACTGGGTAATGTTTACTGTTTCATCCTCTTTTATTAGCTTCTCATGCATTTCGTGTTATCCACTATGCTTTTATGATTTGATAAATGAGTTTCTAGCGTTTAATATAAATCTTGCTGAGTTCTTGTTGGTAACGTCTGCAATTAGAGTGAACTTCTCAGTTAGTTCTTATTGAAAGATTATCGAAAAGCAGTATACtacctccgtttcaatttgtttgtcttactttcctttttaatctatttcaaaaagaatgtctctcCCCTTTGTTGCAACTCTTTAGTTATAACTTTCCATATGGCATGTTAAAGAACATAGGATTAAAGGGtattctacatatctttagtttaagaccataagattcaaaagtttctcgactttcttaaactccgagCCAATTAAAATcagacaaaaaaattgaaacggAGGTCATATTATATGTATCTCAAGTTAATTACCTGACATTTTACCATGCGTTCGACATTTGTTCTTATAGTCTTATTTTGTCATAGGCTCCGTATGAAACGAGGCATCACATGGAACACTGTATCAAGGCCCTGTGCAATGCTGATGTAACCTTAGGCTTCAAAATAGGAAGGGATGTATCCCTTCCGGAAACATATGTTCGTTCTGCCAGAAATCCTCTAAGAGATCTCGGAGGAAAACCACCATCTCAAAGAAAAGTTCTTGCATTCTATGCTGGGAATATGCACGGATACTTGCGTCCGATCTTGCTTGAGCATTGGAAAGACAAAGATCCCGATATGGAGATCTTTGGTCCGATGCCAAGTGGTGTTGCTAGCAAAATGAATTATATCCAGCATATGAAGAGCAGTAAGTTCTGCATCTGTCCAAAGGGCTATGAAGTCAACAGCCCGAGAGTAGTAGAGGCCATATTTTACGAATGTGTGCCAGTGATCATATCGGATAATTTCGTGCCTCCCTTTTTCGGAGTCTTGAATTGGGATACGTTCTCGTTAATCCTAGCTGAGAAGGATATTCCGAACTTGAAAAGTATACTTCTTTCCATACCGGAAAAGAAGTATCTCGATATGCAGCTAGCTGTCAGGAAGGTTCAGCGCCATTTCCTTTGGCACGCGAAGCCGGTAAAATACGACTTGTTTCATATGACACTTCATTCAATTTGGTACAATAGAGTTTTTCAAACAAAAGCTAGATGAAAGTTGCTCCAGATGCAAGTCTATTTGGTACAGTTGTTTCCTACTATGATATGCTCagactctttaaaaatgtcaTCAGATGTATGTGTTGGATCCTTCAAAAGTAAGTGCATTTCTAGACGATTTGATACAGGTGCAACagtatttttgaagagttcgagAACTTCCTAGCACGCCTTCGAAAAATGTTTATGACAAATTTGAGATGAGCTTTGGAGAGGAACTGTTCCCTTGTATATtgtagttttttgttttttttttgcatgaaGTTGTACCATAATTTGCTTGTTGTTGAAAAACATGGACTTGAACTTTTGttctactccctctgtccccatttatgtggcacttttcattttttgagagtcaaacagtttaagttttgACAGGAAATTTGCGTGTggaattttcaatttctttgaaatgaaatatatatatttgtaaactgtgtaaaaagtactataagtcacaataattgacaattcaaaataattaaaagatatataaaaattacggttaaagatagacttgtttgaatctcgaaattcaaaaagtgtcatataaattaggatgGAGGGAGCATTAAATTTAGGTGATTTTGTTCGtacttttatgtcttttttagttttttacgagagatttgaaaattacttttgACAAGTTTGGCTACTTTTGAATTTCAGATTACTGGTCCAACTTTGAAAAAGTGACCAACTTCTAAATCCAAAAGTCACAAATGGTTATTTATGCAAAGTAAGACACTTACAAACATGGCCTTTTAAGTTCACTATTCACATTTTTAAATGTGAATTGTTTGATGGGGTAAAAATTTAAAGAGTAGCTTAAAAAAGGCCATACAAAGCAAAACATTCATGCAAATCGGCCTAGACTTAACACAGAAAAAGGCTGGGCCCAagtaaatttcataaatagctAAGAAATGAAACTTAATAACCCTGCTATCGTTTGTCTAATTACGCTCCATAGTTATAGTTCTATTTGTTATGCTgatgttatttttgtatatttcgctgtgtttttaataaattaaacaaactaGGTTTATACAagtaatatattatatacaattatttgtattgtatataacctattaatataaataaataagtaattgtaTATAAGTGTTGAAATcatacaattgatttgtataaagTACTGTGGGTgataatataccaaaaaaaaatatacgaccaaaaataaaaataaaaagtgaataTACAACCAAACACCATAAATGGAAGTTAGTATATACACAAATATGTATAGATATGTATAGtataataacaaatttattaatatatatacaattacaGAAATATATAGAAATGGGGTTTATAGAATTATCTGAGATTCTTCATAGCAAATTTCATTAAACTGTAGTCGTGATTCATAATTAGATGAAACTAAAGCTATATTAAATAGTCCACTATTTCCTTCTACTTATCACAACAACAAAATGATTGAATTTAAAGACATTATAAATTTTGACTATGTTTTAATTAGTGTCTTTAAAAGTGACTAGTGTCATTTCTATCTATCACAACAACATTACTAAAGTCATGTAGACCCCATAACATAAGTTTGGTGCAATGATCCAAACCAAATTAATATTATGTGGGCTTGTTTTAGGTAATGAAGCGAAAGGAGAGGACAATGATAGAGATGAACGCACCCGTTATTCATATTGGGGTATGACTATATCTGAATTCGTGTCAAAAAGTTTCTAATTGAAAGGTTAACCGCTCCTTAACAAAGACGGTTCCGTATCCAGCAAGACTAGAACGTAAGAtcttagttaaaatttaaaaataagaagTACTTAAAACTTCACTACAACTCTGATTGATTTGAACACAATAAGTTGGGGATGAATATAGGGATTCAAAATGACCCCTcttatttaatttcttcataaattATACTAGAGAAATAGGTAATAGGGGTTATGCATCATGGATATATTGTCAATCGCGAAGCCATTCTCATCCAATACGAGAGTCAGTTGATATATCATTTCgctaaaaaattacattttttttatatttaatatatattttacactGAATCTCTTTAACTTCATCGTGtgtatctttttatatatactatattttattttattttctcagTGAAAATTCTATCTTCGTCttgtttttatgatttatatatattttacactGAATCTCTTTAACTTCATCATGTGTGTACTTTTttatactatattttattttattttctcagTGAAAATTCTATCTTCGTCACAATATCCAACTTGTGATACTAAGGTTGGTTATAACATCTTGGTCTATTGACTTATTCCACATGTACAAATCTCTTAACATAATGTCAGTAAAAAATTCTTGTActatttttaagataaaaataattatagctAGCTATATAATTAAAGTGCTGTACGTATAGATGGAATAAAGACTTgagagttatatatattattactcaAATACATTCAATTAATGCTAATAGACTTGAATCTTTGATCTACCGGTCTACCTGCCTGCtgcttattttaatttaatgcaTATCGTACTTTCGAGTAGGGGCGGATTTACAGTATAACAAGTGGATTTTCCATTAAGAGGTGTAATGAGATGAACAAGATTTTATTGTTCAGAGTTTGAGTcttgaaaatgaatttttttggtAAGAAGTGTTTCCCTCTTAAACAAACattatttggagaaaatttgaattaatcgaATCGCAGAGAAGGTATTGATATCGAGTGTTGAAATATTTAAGGGTTCAAATTTACTCTTTGTTTTAATCTTAGTGAATTATGCTTCACTCACGTCAAAAATATTGTGTTTAGATGAATCAGATTACACAATGATATTCCTCGGAGTATAATTATCAAATCGAGTAGCTTCGGTTCATACCTTGTCATAGATGTTAAGAAACATAttagacaaatataaataatatgttCGAATcgcaaaaaaattaaataaattacgaattaaaaaaaattaaattcacaaaattaaaatcttaaattcaCCTCACCTCTCTCGAAGTTGAGAGAGTCAGAAGAACTAGTGACGATATTTATTAAGTGTCACAGCTGTAGGAAGGCTAAATGCAGGGAGTATTGAATGAGAACAACTAAAATGGAGCTGCCATATGTAACCTTATATAATgcaataaaattaataattctttattcTTAGCTTTAATAAAAGTCTGGAATATGTGTTATGGGCTTATGGCTTTCAACAAATACGGCATGTTATCATGCATTTTTTCGGTGAGCTGATTAGGtggaaaataatagaaaaattatgttataaaaaaaaaatagatgattACGCTGGAAAAAAATGTGATCTAATAAAGTAATAGTATTTGCGCAGATCAGGAGAGTCTGGGAGcaatgataaaattatttccATGTGATCTATATGACATGAGTTTGAGTAGTAATAGTCATTAATGTATGCATTAAAATAGAATGTCTAGTATACATGTTCTTCTCCAAACTCTGCTAACGCGAAATTTTTGATACACCAAACTGCAGAAATAGAAAAACCTTGTGATCTAATAGTGTTTGTGCAAATAAGGAGAATCTGGGAGCAGCGATATCGTCATTTTCATGTGGTCTATGACATGAATTTGAGTCGTATAAATAGTCATTAATGTGCATTAAGATAGAGTATCTCTTCTTCAAACTCGATTAACACGAAATTTTTTATACACCAAACTGCATAGATAGAAAAACCTTGAGGATAACTTGATAAGCCAGCTAGTTTGCATTGTCAATTTCcattgtatttaaattatataccttGATTTTGTGGGTCCCTAAATGGATTTTTTGAACTTCCTTTATATGGGATAcgtaaaattttcatttattttaaaaaaattatttgacttATAAATTATTCCCCTTTGGTACcatgtttatttattaagattttACACACTTTAAAAAGACATTTAATCATCAAATTACTTATGCATCATTATCATTTACCATAACTATTAAACATTACTGTCAATTACGACTATCAACCACTACTAACAGACATCATCGCCAGTATCTACGGCTCACAACGACATCATCAACTAACACCATCTCCAATCAACATGTACCACAACCACCATCACTAGCTATCATCACCACTATCAACCATCATTATTTTAACGTTTTACGTAGCAACAAGTGTTATACATTCAATTATTATAGGTATGATAGAATCCTCTTTTCGAATAGGAATTGATTCGATTTCACTATTAGAATATTCAGATTTAactcttaatatatttttcaagaattaagaaaacatatatatatatatgaaaaattaccTTAGTCATTGAAgcttatgtattttccctttcAAGTAGTACACTGCCCATCGATCAATTACTTATTAGTAACTTCATTTTCAACTTTCATATAATTAGTACAAATCAATATTACATATAAGAAGAGTACTAGTAATTAAAACTTGCTTTAAATGACTAAACATGAGCTACTTTAGTGAATAGGTATTCATAATCATGATTAAATAATAAGACAACGTTTATTGTCATTGAAATGGTTGGAAATCAATAATTCATATGCAATACATTTGAAATGTCTTTTTCTAATAATACTTTACGtccacttttataattttaatatgtacACCATATGTTTAAGCATGAATAGaatataatttcttaataaTTAGGGTGATTTAGGCTTAAGATTTACACTTAAGTTGTAAAGtcttaaaaaatacaaaataattgacTATCGATTGTGAAGGAACTGGAGTTACCTCAACCACAAAGTCCTGAAAAATTGGAAATCATTTTTATCTCCAAAGTCTTAAAAAATTGGATGAATGAAAGGAGACCCCAAAAGATGaaattaaaactttctttaaatgactaaacatgaaattttatttagtGAATAAACATACATGAGCATAATAAAATACTAACTACAAAGTTTATATTCGTTGAACTTGTTGGAACATGTGTAATATACTTTTGTGTACTTCTTTGGAAAAATCTATATTCTCTTCCCCATTTTCTTAGGCAATTATTCCAAATTAAATGTGATTATtaatttcaatgaaaaaattaatcCTATATTAAGatataaaaaaactattttttttgttattaaaaaaggcattttaaatcatttatattaatgttaattctttttttagtaaaaaacaAGTgcaactttttgaaaaaaaataaatcattatttGTTGTTACtttaataaaatgtttttcactACTTATGTActgaatacaaaaaaaaaagagtaaagaaaacctatttatttttcatgaaaatatttttctttatccaGAAAATACCCTAAATGTAAGAATTCCGGATAATGGGTGAGAATGAATGAAGATCGATGGTGTAGTATTAACTCAAACAAATTAAGTATTAAgtaattaaagttaaattatcgGTAAGTATTGATTAACTATATAGTAAATATGATAACTAATTTATTGTTATAGGTTAAAATTCActaataatatacaaataatttcaCTGCTAATTAATTAACGTATATAACTTAGTATATATCCTAATGGGAACCCATCAACTACAATTTATTGATATCATTAATATCATATGCAAAGTGTCAGTTAAAATAACGAATAATATATTTACTCCTCCctctatatatgaaaaaatgggAAATAGTAATAATGAAATTATTAGAATAAGCAATTTTATGGGAAGCAGATACTGGTCATAAAGTTCACATTTTGGTAGACTAAAAATAAAtcgatgaaaaaaattaaaaagtttccTGCCTcggtccacttttaattgtcgtaatttccttttttaggTCAAACGATAATAACTTTGACTAACTTtttacaatgtaatttttcatcatattgatatgcaaaaaattgaaatttatagtaattttcatataatttttaaaatcttaattttttcgtttaaaatatcaaattaatataatctaatttaactttgaaaattagtcaaattgactttcgaaaaatgcaacatgacaattaaaaatggacaaagggagtatttcAGTGAGAATTTGTTTCCCACTATATATTTTCCAGTGAACTAATTCAGTGAAAAATAAGTGAAAGAGTCTATTCTATAGCAAATATTTTTCACTAATTCAcgatgaattttatattttttttctct
Proteins encoded in this region:
- the LOC125862620 gene encoding probable glycosyltransferase At3g07620; its protein translation is MKYSSEFQSVFQIDKRKWILVVVLVAVTHLFCQTLMLPYGNALHSLLSESNIQLPEKVSLSSKESSVVESAKVGESLSGTLSSFDDVHMLAHRLKTVDNGDVSEDGEIDESVNEKDEVKPHSNHSVVKTMENDSDFVEDATIENDNLFDEMVDMDEETTMQKNNESRWDLSLEQVVKTNGELSADSELDANRNSVLNDTRAANVTNSSSVVASNHLDNLPLVTIGEINFIRTTSNNSSTGDLTQLLPNHSNHSLVQSTVKKKMRCMLPPKTITSISQMERLLVRHRARSRAMRPRWSSERDKEILAARLQIGNAPLLKNDRELYAPAFRNMSMFKRSYELMERILKVYVYKEGEKPIFHQPIMKGLYASEGWFMKLMEGNNKFVVKDPRKAHLFYLPFSSRMLEHSLYVRNSHNRTNLRQYLKDYSEKIAAKYRFWNRTGGADHFLVACHDWAPYETRHHMEHCIKALCNADVTLGFKIGRDVSLPETYVRSARNPLRDLGGKPPSQRKVLAFYAGNMHGYLRPILLEHWKDKDPDMEIFGPMPSGVASKMNYIQHMKSSKFCICPKGYEVNSPRVVEAIFYECVPVIISDNFVPPFFGVLNWDTFSLILAEKDIPNLKSILLSIPEKKYLDMQLAVRKVQRHFLWHAKPVKYDLFHMTLHSIWYNRVFQTKAR